gtgagaggctagaagtattttgcgtgttcCACGATTTGttcctattgaaaaacatggatcaaggaatttgtatcaaattttctgtaaaaaatgaaattaattgctccaaaacacttgaaatgttgacgaTGGCATACTGTGAAActgttctgattttttttaaatgtttaaaattgataaaaattcttCTTAGATGGCCCGGAAGATTCCAATGACAAACCTCCCTCTGGACACCCAAGCAagtcaacaacagatgaaaacgttgaaacagtgaagaaaattactaTCAGAGAAGTTCCTGAGGATATTTACATTTCGGTTGGCTCGTGCCATAAAAAATTTTTGAacgttttgggcatgagacTAGTGTCAGCGAAGTTTATTTCgtaactgcttaattttgacctAAAGAATGGTcgcattttttggccaaaaccAGCACCAAAATCATGCCTCAGCCAACATATTCACTGGATTTGCCTCTATgggactttttcttgtatcgctggaagagctcaaggctacAGCGAAAAGTGTTCATGATAAGTccttcgaggattggaaaaagcgttggcacaagtgtattgtatccGAATGAGATTACTTTTAAGGGGGCagcataaatattgatgaaaaaataaatattttttcctaaaaatacaaagtcaccttactttttgaacacacctcgtacatcaaataaatcattctttagaaacttgaaaaaaaaaattctgatttgtaactcaatccaactctgagttcTGAGCACTTTTCATGATGAGTTTGATCAAATATCCTCTTGTAGACCCTTGCATTTTGGATTGTAGCTCGTACACTACTCATCTTAATAACATCATTTAATAGCTATTGAGTGTCATTCCACGAAATACTTCCAACATTTTACTAAAATTCTGTTATAGAAAGAATGGTTGACCTACACCATATTTTTTGACCTTAAACATCATCCTATCAtctgattttgattaaaaaaattataaaatcaatatcttattttagaaaaagtgtTAGATCTATGGATTTGGGAGATATGAGAGGTTTTATTTGTTcatctatatataatttctcatttaatggtttttagtgaggtattatttataaatttaagcagattttgtaattttaaaccaATCCACTTGTTATATTCATTCTCATAAATGGTcttattagaatttatttatcaacCAAAACGAATGgcttatttaaacaaaaattctcaagttttcttaaatacttattttttttagcagtgAATTTAAGAGCTAGAAGGATTGATTAAATAGATATGGAGCCTAACTTACGTGAATTTAACGTAAAGTTAATAAATGGGGGCTGATTTTAGACCAATTCACGCGTAATATACATTCTGCATATTGTAATCTATttagcaacaaaaataaatggtttattataaccattgttttataaatgttctaaaacatataaataattaatattaagtttaCAGAACCGTAACCCCTTGAAACACTAGACTGATAAGGGTACAAccttgcaaataaattattgaaaggATCTCAGAACTTAGAGCTAgattgagttacagatctgatatttgttttttgagtttccaaataatagtttctttgacattgaaaattttattcaaatcggattaaaaagataaaataagtgCAAATTTTTACATGGAATAACCAATATTgaattgaatattcaaattgaaatggACTATTCCATCTTGAACTGgactattttatttgaaattcaactttttttattttgaattggacTACAGATTGGTATAGATTCATCATAGAGTTTGTCTCTATGATATTCATCAATTAAACTAAGCAAGAATTAGGATTAGTATTAATTGAATTCACCAAATCCTCTTTCCTTcccttttcatatttatcattgtGCTTAGATATGGGCTATTTAAGTAATTAGAAcacataaaaacattcttttaaacCTCAATAACTAATTCCAGAATTTATTAATATCTGAGAAACTAATGAAGTATCATTCCAGAAAAGAAAATGGATGAATGATAGATTATTGAACTGAAGATGGAGTAAGAATAAAATTCACACAAGATAATATAACAAGGATTTTTCAGTCTATAGGCTTGATACACGCCCCGTGAGCTAAGTAACAAAGGGTTAAGTATTGGAAGGCCAACAATCTCAAGAAGCACTATTATTCGACACttgattaaacatattattgaatTCCTCAGAactaagatataattattaaaattcaaagaaagtAAATAGTGTGATTTTCTTTGAATTGAAACCGTTCTTTTCCAAACAATTATTCTTTAGGGGTTCGTTCTTtaatttctatctttttttttacactccttcattcttttttaacgGGACGACAGAACCAGCTCGtgatcaaattttattcaaatatagttGGCTAAAAACACCTTTTCTTACTTGTAAGATGTCCCTTTTGAGCTCTTTAATGCAGAAATCCCTTCATCGTTTTTTCTTGTGATGTTTACAATTATGTGGTCTTCGTTTTGCCATTTGGTTTGAGCTTAGGTGAAAGATCGCTCTTtagagaacaataaaaaaggagctttgttaaaaaatgttttacgttaatcgttcattttttcccccGTTGAGGAAATCAAAACTGAACGCTAAGCGTGAACGGCGCAATTTCCAAGGCagaattttataaacaaaccaGTTTTATAACAGTGGAAGCCTTTTTCATTAGTATTAAGAAAAATGGTGAACTACTGACTTTTAAAATAGGATCAACAGATAAAGgaacttaaaccttactgtctatgaAAAATGAAACCATCTATTTCCtcgttttattatatatcagagcctaaaatgtattaaaaatattctgttGCATCGTTACACATTCTTGTTCCATATTGTAGGttgaaattaactattacaatggaaagaagtagatatttttctctatttatgcCGCTTTtatcgtccctaatcgatcaaaaatatgaacCCGTTTCATAGgtactttgattaaattcaaatatcagggTTTATCAAAGGCATTAAGTAGCATTCAATCcaggttttaatatttttgtattcttaaaagctatttgatgaagttttacCTAAGTTTGTTAGACATTTGTCGATTTTATGTactgtaaaaatatcaactttgagctccTAAGATGACGTTTccttctataattatttaatttagaacgtcagtgaaaacgttcATGATCACACAAGATTATAATTAGATGCTTAATAAGTAGATTGTTCGGGAGTTTAGTTTCATTATTATCATTCAATTCATGTCATCCGCATATACATAACGATATATATTGTGATTAAGTCCTTCAGAAAaactaatgatataatttacatGATAGGtaataaaaagagtaaaaagcATATGTTACTTCCGATAAACATAACACATATACCCTAATACAATAAGATAAGAAATTGTATGTAAGAATGTTTAAtaggaaaaaatctttaatagcAGACATGTGACagagaaatattgaaaaagtatttgaagagattcttcttttctttctttttctcaaagtcattgatgaaaaaatgcaatttgaaaattaaaaagtgtatctttatttcaattattaatattttaattaaatatgcatattCTTTGTAAAAGGATTAGAAGCCGGCGTGAGATATTGCAGTATGATTAATTCTTCTTATTCAACAGGAATGAAGTCTAAACAaagttatacataatatttgatttcaccctaaaatatatgtatactatgtagagtaataataaaaaaaatcttaacctaagataagtttattattattatttaatcatttctcTAATGCTTAAAgttattctttaacaaaaaaaaaaaataataatatcaatatcatataacaattgataaaaaataatgcttaataGATGTATCATCTTTCCGCTCTATTGTGAATATACTACATTACTTATCCTGCTTCTCCTCTTTTGAacttatatacctatgtatacccctctctttcaataataaagaacgtaaaaaaacaccaaaaacctttcaataaattataattattgataaatgaatgtatattaataacatCAGGGAGCCGAAATGTTTCTATTCATCGGAGTTACTTCTTTTTCGTCGTTGACTCTGTGTTGGAAGAGAGTGAGTCAAGGGAATTGGATGTTTACATTTTGGACATGATATTTCAGTTAATTCTCCCAGATTTTGACCCTTTGGTGCCGCATTCCCAAGACAGTATAGATGAAAATGCTTGCTACATGTACAAGAGAGGGCCTGAAATCAAATTCATAGATTAGTAGTAAAAATTCATGATTCCATCatgtttctacaaaaatatttataagaaaatcaattattatttaacaataaatgtCCTAGAACTATAGCCAAATATTGAAACATAATTCGGACCTACAAAGGATATTCACAATCTTTTAAGTTGATCCAAtgagaaatattaatataaaataggacTCAACAGATGATTTCTatagaaaacatataaaattactcaaaaatgcaattgtaaattataatattgaatgcacattaattatagttatatgaTATATCTAAGTCTTTGCTCTGAGACAAAggtaatatgtaaaaaatattgctaaattaTACTGAGAATTTTATTGATATGAAAAATACATGACTCACGGTACAGCAATCTAGACGATACCAATGACatatttattagcaaattaACAAAACGTTAATTGTACAAAAAGATTTGAGACTCAATATCTGTAATATAAGATAGACTAGTTATGAAGAATCAAGGAGGTTTATTTACTCATGATCTtctcaaatatgtaatattgaatCAGGTATCTATCTTTTcttattaagtaatattgattttaaatatcacAATTATTATATTCCGTGGAAGTAcgttatctattattattaaatgtataagtaaaagagtttatttttagtCATTCAGCTCTAAGATAAAGATGAAATCCTTGATAATCTCAACTTCCAAGAAGAAGTGTTCTTGTGTAATAGTTAAAAAGTGGCGAAATAAAACAACCAAAAACAAGGATTATGTCTAAAGCTTATACAATATTAACGAAGATGCATCCATTTActcatattattcaattttgacaTATGTCAATtaggaaatttgaaatataacataTGTAGTTGCATAACAAGGTCAACTCGAATTTAATAATTAcgtctattatatatatgtatcaggACTAGGGATttgagttttaaatatatagactCAAATATGCAACTTTATGTGTTCTATCAAAGGTTTAAAAATGTTGACATGATTTGCTCACCTTGATAACCAACTTATTGCATAAACTGCAAGTCAAAACATCATTTGGATAAACAAAACGAAGATATGTTTCCATTTCAGCAATAAACCTGGGCGTAAAGCAAATAACATCATTCTCCAACGATCTTAGccaatctaaaaaaatacatattatactcAAATTCTTGTGAAGGAATCAAAGCAACCTTActcttttcaataaatttatcaagTATTTCTTCAACTTCTAGTGGTTTTAAATTCTTGGATTTGACTTTACCACCCAAGTTCAAAGCTCTTGTTCTTTCAATTTCACCCCTTGTAAAAGGTCCATCATTACTCTCCGTTTCCTCATCACTATCACTTTCCTCTTCTAGTTCAGGGCCTTTCATCATCTCTCCAATCAATATCTTAAGAAGCTCAAGTTCATGTGGAGCAAATTCGACCATGGACCTGATAAAAGCTGCTGTAATGAATGATCACGTACAAGTATATATGAAGGATAGACAAATTCGAAAACCTCTTTGTTAATTCCGTGAATTCTTGAGAGCGATCCAATTGATTGATTAGAACgaaataagtttctttttttatcttgttttcGTCTATGGCCTGTAATTAGGAGTAAATGATTAAATGCCCGGCTTATTAATAGGAGATACATATTTGAATCATACTTTGACAATAGATAGATTCAAGGGCCGAATTTCCCTATTAATTCCATCAGTCAAGGCTCGCAAAGTTTTGTTGATTTCTCCGGTGTCTGTTGGGACTGTATCTGCAACATcacaatcaaataaaagttatccaAGTCAgttaattaaactaaattataaacacTTACGCCCACTGATATTACAAGCTTTTTGCAAAAGCTTCCGAGCGGTAGATCCGGACACTATCCCCAAATTCATGATTCCTTGAAGAAAGATTCGATGTCTGTCGTCGTACTCCATCGCAACAACCATACTATACTAGTCGGACTAGGTATAATATCAAATTGATAATTACAAAGTATActagtatgtatattattaatgaatagttattacttattgttttaaaaatgagtaaaactagtggttaaaaatttaaatatcctaTTTACTTGACCCAATGAGAGGTACGAGTATTTCACTTCTACTACTATACGCAAATTcctgtcaaaaataataatcattcgagctttatttctttttcattggCTCTGTTATTCTGTTTACATCATCTTAGTTTcttgtcataataaaatattcccgCCGTCATTTTTTAGCAACCCAACCTCCCAAATATAATAGGATCCTGCTCTAGCTATTTTATGGAATGATTCATAGCCTGATCCTATTAAAGAGTTGTTTTATATGCCCAAAACCCTAGCTAGTCTTTCAAATATTCATGTTGTTCCTTATGAATTACGAAAGAACGTTTTCTtgtgacgtcagcatttttAATCTAggccattttgggggcctaaaaACCATggtttataacaataaaaccccttttttgattaatagtaaggaaaataattaaatatttcatgtcaaaatgagactaacaaataaaaggatttaaactttattatctatcaaaaatctattacctagttttattatatatcggaccctaaaatatgttaaaaatatttgattactaCGTTATTCCATACTGaagatacaaattaaatattgtaatggaaataataatataattttctataattatcctGATTTTCTTGTatctaatcgatcaaaaaaaaaatatatatatatttgtacaaatttaaacatttcatagGAATTTTTAGtggatattactttgatttaatttaactatatcagtgtttatcatcgGCATCTAGTAGAATTCGGTGCttctatttaatttctttttattcttagaGCCATTTGATGTCTCATCAAGGTTTATTGGAAAATTTGTCCATTCAAATATCACAATTCTacatttgcataaaattatattcaatacaatATTTCTAACGCCATTtgatcaagatttattggaaattcgtccattttagtttttttaaatatcaatttcacCTCCCAAATTGGcatcttctttaattataatgtcagtgaaaacgctctatataaagtattttatatgcCCAGATCTAACTAGTATTTCAAGCATGCACGGTGTTccttataatgtattatattataatactgctaaatatataaaagtcaaCCCATCCcttaaaaatgacaattatcTATCATTTCCCAAATATTAGTAaccatatattttaacatttttagacatacgtataaaaattattttagctacCTACTTCAGAATGAATccctacaataatataatttttttttttaaattaactataaattgTAGAACCTTAATTCATATCGATAAAATTCGCAATCATGACTAAGTAATATGTAAACCAGAAGAGTATTCACGATtccttttcaatattaaatgagCTGAAGAAATAATCTGAGGGTTTTAAGAGTGTTGTTTGAACATGTGACTGCTTTAAATGAGCAAAATATCTTTCGCAAGCTTTAGAGGGCTGTCTCGATTGCACTAAATCTTCTATATCTGGATGAGCGAAACCGTTCCCCTGATTGGTAAATGGGCAAATTAATTGCTCATTTGGTCCTTTATAcgaatttttttgaatgcttGAACAACTATGAGctgaatagtttattttattcccTTCCAAACCATAAGAGTGTCTGATACTGTACAGAAGTTTTCGCTGATCCTTCTGCCAGGAATGGTTACATCCACTGGACTTACTTTCTTTTGAGTAATTCATAGACCAGAAACTAATTGAACCATTCAAGGAAACCCctatttccttcaaaaacaatGTAAAGGCAATTCTGGAGTCGTGTCTAAGTCTATTCTCATTCATTAATATAAGGTACAGTTGATGAAAGCATAGAGGAAAATGAACGGATAGTGTCTGTATGTTATCAGAAGATGCCAAATTATGTCGATAAAGTTTTGGacaaatttcttgtaaaaaaaagcgGATTAGATTATTCATCATATAGGGCAAACGAAATTCATCGTTATTTGAGTTACGAAGATTTTTAATACCTCTTTGGTACAGAAACTGAAAAACAGacaataaaaattctttttcaaCATCCTTTGTAATTAAGGCATTACCATCCCTTACTTCGATCTCTCGTCGAGCCACAAGCTTAGTAAGATACTGAAAAGGAATGGGAATACTGGTATAGGGCTGACAAATGCCCTTCAATACACTAGTGATTGTTAGCatacttttatcattttcatacaATAAATCCAAGTCTTGTATGAGTGTAAGAAGCACTTCTTGAGTAATATGTCCCTCACTTATTTGAAGTCTATACTTGAAGAGATTTTGCTCCCCACGAATAATAAATTCTGAGAGTTCAAAATTATCACTATATGCAACAACCAATTGCAAGAGACAAAATGCTGTTTTATCATGAGGAGTCTCTTCCATGACACTTTCTGACAAGTAATGTAACTCCGACAATCGATCATGAAGCTTTTCAATATCAACATTGGAAAAGAAACTGTCTTTCTCCTCATTTTCGAACGGTTTTGATTCATTTACTAAATCCTGCATGActtcaaaaaattgaagacGCTTCCTTCCCAAACTTATCATCTTCTCCATATGCATAAACCCATTCGGAGGAATAGCATAAAATGTCATTTGCTAGTAAagacagaaaatatatatatatataagtaatacaatcttaaaaagtaaatactatAACTCATTGCTATATTTTAGGATAATCTTCCCAATTTAAAAGGACTAGTACATTGAACAGTAAGAAAAAATGGCGACTCTTGTTTTGGTTTGAAGGTACAGGGTATGATATCATAAGTTCCTGCGAGTAAATCCAGAGCTAAAACTGCAAATGCAGGTCTAAAAGGTCCAGACtgttttaagttaaaaaatttgggTGAAGACGTGTTGGCAACTACTACGGACATTATATCGAatccaataaaaaattgtctaggaCCCTTCAATTCCACAAGAACTTCACTATCAGTATCAATTTTGAGCTGATATCTGGGATTGCCTTTGTATTCATCTCCAAAAGTTGAAGATCCACCTGCAGTACTCCCTTTCCATTGTCcattagttatttcttttttatacttataagcTTGTTCCAATTTTCTCAATGTAAACGGAAGGGTACTGAAAACCCTGAGGGAATAGT
The sequence above is drawn from the Lepeophtheirus salmonis chromosome 5, UVic_Lsal_1.4, whole genome shotgun sequence genome and encodes:
- the Nse1 gene encoding non-structural maintenance of chromosomes element 1 homolog; the protein is MVVAMEYDDRHRIFLQGIMNLGIVSGSTARKLLQKACNISGHTVPTDTGEINKTLRALTDGINREIRPLNLSIVKAIDENKIKKETYFVLINQLDRSQEFTELTKRSMVEFAPHELELLKILIGEMMKGPELEEESDSDEETESNDGPFTRGEIERTRALNLGGKVKSKNLKPLEVEEILDKFIEKNWLRSLENDVICFTPRFIAEMETYLRFVYPNDVLTCSLCNKLVIKALSCTCSKHFHLYCLGNAAPKGQNLGELTEISCPKCKHPIPLTHSLPTQSQRRKRSNSDE
- the LOC121119006 gene encoding uncharacterized protein encodes the protein MTFYAIPPNGFMHMEKMISLGRKRLQFFEVMQDLVNESKPFENEEKDSFFSNVDIEKLHDRLSELHYLSESVMEETPHDKTAFCLLQLVVAYSDNFELSEFIIRGEQNLFKYRLQISEGHITQEVLLTLIQDLDLLYENDKSMLTITSVLKGICQPYTSIPIPFQYLTKLVARREIEVRDGNALITKDVEKEFLLSVFQFLYQRGIKNLRNSNNDEFRLPYMMNNLIRFFLQEICPKLYRHNLASSDNIQTLSVHFPLCFHQLYLILMNENRLRHDSRIAFTLFLKEIGVSLNGSISFWSMNYSKESKSSGCNHSWQKDQRKLLYSIRHSYGLEGNKINYSAHSCSSIQKNSYKGPNEQLICPFTNQGNGFAHPDIEDLVQSRQPSKACERYFAHLKQSHVQTTLLKPSDYFFSSFNIEKES